The following proteins come from a genomic window of Osmia bicornis bicornis unplaced genomic scaffold, iOsmBic2.1, whole genome shotgun sequence:
- the LOC123988856 gene encoding vacuolar protein-sorting-associated protein 36-like: MMRTKITEGYTQAVQCSNCFGYGHSTNTCSSRSFQRQQVSSIQWQPKYCQHCQRPGHTIQNCWFNNNNFNSNYNNYNNYNQPRNQWMQPNRVPQNQTPVNQLQNMGRNPSYQRQGTGQPPAFQHPANQPLANPTNQTPGNQPPNNWYQGTANWRRQQPPICAYCQNIGHTIEQCRKKAYQEKIKNQPQQQTTTQEPQATSK; encoded by the exons ATGATGAGAACGAAGATAACTGAGGGATATACCCAGGCCGTTCAATGCAGCAATTGTTTTGGATACGGCCACAGCACCAACACCTGCAGTAGCCGTTCATTCCAAAGGCAGCAGGTATCATCAATCCAGTGGCAGCCAAAATATTGCCAGCATTGCCAGCGCCCGGGACATACGATTCAAAATTGCTGGTTCAACAATAACAACTTCAACAGCAACTACAACAACTACAATAATTACAATCAGCCAAGAAATCAATGGATGCAACCAAACCGGGTTCCACAAAACCAAACCCCGGTAAACCAGCTTCAAAATATGGGTCGTAATCCTTCATATCAACGCCAAGGAACGGGACAACCACCGGCTTTTCAACATCCGGCAAACCAACCTTTGGCAAATCCAACAAATCAAACCCCGGGAAATCAACCTCCTAATAACTGGTACCAAGGCACTGCAAACTGGAGAAGACAACAACCTCCAATATGCGCTTATTGCCAAAACATTGGCCATACTATTGAACAATGCAGGAAAAAAGCATAtcaagaaaaaatcaaaaatcaacCACAACAACAAACTACAACTCAAGAACCACAG GCTACATCGAAGTAA